A genomic segment from Bacillota bacterium encodes:
- a CDS encoding glycosyltransferase has protein sequence MLKVLYLLNHAGKAGTERYVYSLIEKLNNKKIKAYFAYNEEGLLVERLKTIGVETFQIRMRNPFDIKAIWDLSKLCKKLEIDLIHTQFLRENYIAIFSRILNSKVRVIYTNHFILPNNSIQKFFNRVLTPFEANIIAVCNKGREMLIANGNKASKIKVVFNGIDPSYWGEPLESTVREEFAIGEDEFVILCASRFAHDKGHKFLVNSINELKKMTGRKFRCILAGDGPLLPEVKEQVSNLGLNNEIIFTGFRSDVKNLFYGSDLYVNSSEHEALSFLIIESLASGLPVIATNMGGNSDIINAETNCGILVEYDNAKEMAEAILKVMEDGILRQKLRENALKAVKERFSLDKVVEKTYNLYVDSIRK, from the coding sequence ATTTTAAAAGTATTATATCTTTTAAACCATGCCGGGAAGGCAGGTACTGAGAGGTATGTTTACTCATTGATTGAAAAGCTTAATAACAAAAAAATAAAAGCATATTTTGCCTACAATGAAGAAGGATTACTGGTGGAAAGACTAAAAACAATCGGTGTTGAAACTTTTCAAATAAGGATGCGAAATCCATTTGATATTAAAGCAATATGGGATTTAAGCAAACTATGTAAAAAACTAGAAATTGACCTGATACATACCCAATTTTTAAGGGAAAATTATATTGCCATATTTTCCCGTATTCTTAATTCTAAAGTCAGGGTGATATATACCAATCACTTTATTCTGCCAAATAATTCAATCCAAAAATTCTTTAATAGAGTTTTAACTCCTTTTGAAGCAAATATTATCGCTGTCTGTAATAAAGGCAGGGAAATGCTTATAGCTAATGGTAACAAAGCTTCAAAAATCAAGGTAGTTTTTAACGGTATAGACCCTTCCTATTGGGGAGAACCTCTTGAGTCTACCGTGAGAGAGGAATTCGCTATTGGGGAAGACGAATTTGTTATACTTTGTGCATCAAGGTTTGCCCATGATAAAGGCCATAAATTTCTTGTCAACTCTATCAATGAATTAAAGAAAATGACTGGTAGGAAATTCAGGTGTATCCTTGCAGGCGATGGCCCTCTCCTCCCTGAGGTAAAAGAACAGGTATCCAATCTTGGCCTTAATAATGAAATTATCTTTACCGGTTTCCGCAGCGATGTAAAAAACCTTTTTTACGGAAGCGACCTGTATGTAAATTCATCAGAACATGAGGCGTTAAGTTTTTTAATTATAGAATCCCTTGCATCAGGGCTTCCGGTAATTGCCACCAATATGGGAGGCAACAGTGATATTATTAATGCTGAAACAAACTGCGGAATATTGGTAGAATATGATAATGCAAAAGAAATGGCTGAAGCAATCCTTAAAGTTATGGAAGATGGGATATTGAGGCAAAAACTCAGGGAAAATGCGTTGAAAGCTGTTAAAGAAAGATTTAGTCTTGATAAAGTAGTAGAAAAAACTTATAATTTATACGTGGATAGTATCAGGAAATAA
- a CDS encoding Hsp20/alpha crystallin family protein → MFGLIPYRRSSGLRKRDSFWDIGSLIEDFFNDSLIPTFFTPINPMRADVKETENEYIIDVEVPGARKEDIKLELKDDILNICIERNEEVKEERSDYIRRERRYGSCSRSFYVPDIKHEGVKAKYNNGVLTITLPKADEIKGKKRTIDVE, encoded by the coding sequence ATGTTCGGACTAATTCCATATAGGAGGAGTTCAGGTTTAAGAAAGAGAGACAGCTTCTGGGATATTGGAAGCTTGATTGAAGATTTCTTTAATGATTCACTTATACCAACATTTTTTACCCCGATAAATCCTATGAGAGCTGACGTTAAAGAGACAGAAAATGAGTATATAATTGACGTTGAGGTTCCAGGTGCAAGGAAAGAGGATATAAAACTTGAGCTGAAAGATGATATCCTCAATATCTGCATTGAAAGAAATGAGGAAGTAAAAGAAGAGAGAAGCGATTATATCAGAAGGGAAAGAAGATATGGCTCATGCAGCAGAAGCTTCTATGTACCGGACATTAAACACGAAGGGGTAAAAGCAAAATACAATAACGGAGTCCTAACAATAACTTTACCAAAGGCTGATGAAATAAAAGGAAAGAAACGTACAATAGATGTTGAATAG
- a CDS encoding ribonuclease H-like domain-containing protein, translated as MDWDVINRLKHYGRQTEKKDVVEKGSGMVVHMQNKNCVGMAGGLDIENIAEGDIYQDEDGRCFIIENRYPLSYLYGGCCLGDVLNINSRSLRRLCPDIGDAETLRNFLFLDVETTGLSGGVGTVAFLVGTGFFENDSFVVRQHFMRDYDEEIAMLNALNMLIQSYNGLVTFNGKAFDWNIIRTRYTYNRIRLKFTEEDTKHIDLLLLSRRIWKGKLESCALSSLEENILGEFRTDDIPGALIPQVYFKYVIDRDAREIKRVMKHNELDILSMVSLLYKINNMLEDPLSEADCGHELIGLGKMLESIGEYDAVVDCFEKCMELEDPLVKDIALKKLSQIYKREGNYKEAVKHWENMMHNQDFFSIFSLVELAKYHEHRSKNIAKAIEMTEKAIQLSLKMGIINNIYRFELKKRLERLKRKAGNMKDA; from the coding sequence ATGGATTGGGATGTTATTAACAGGCTAAAGCATTACGGGCGGCAGACTGAAAAGAAGGATGTTGTGGAAAAAGGCAGTGGAATGGTAGTTCATATGCAAAACAAAAATTGTGTAGGTATGGCTGGAGGATTAGACATAGAGAATATTGCAGAAGGAGATATATACCAGGATGAAGACGGTCGTTGTTTTATAATCGAAAACAGGTACCCTTTATCGTATCTATATGGTGGCTGTTGCCTAGGAGATGTTCTGAACATTAATAGCCGCTCTTTAAGGCGACTGTGCCCCGATATTGGGGATGCTGAAACCCTCCGCAACTTTTTGTTTCTTGATGTAGAGACTACCGGTTTATCAGGAGGAGTAGGGACTGTAGCTTTCCTGGTAGGTACGGGGTTCTTTGAGAATGACAGCTTTGTAGTAAGGCAGCATTTTATGAGGGACTATGATGAAGAGATAGCCATGCTTAATGCATTAAACATGTTGATCCAATCATATAACGGTCTTGTTACTTTTAATGGAAAAGCTTTTGATTGGAACATAATCCGGACGCGGTACACTTATAACAGAATTAGACTCAAGTTTACGGAAGAGGATACAAAACATATAGACTTGCTGTTACTTTCCCGTAGGATTTGGAAAGGAAAGCTTGAAAGCTGTGCCCTTTCTTCACTGGAAGAAAATATCCTGGGGGAATTCAGGACTGATGATATACCGGGAGCATTAATCCCTCAAGTTTACTTTAAATACGTTATTGACAGGGATGCAAGAGAAATTAAAAGGGTTATGAAGCACAATGAACTGGATATACTGTCGATGGTGTCCCTGCTTTATAAAATAAATAATATGCTTGAAGACCCTCTTTCTGAAGCGGATTGCGGGCATGAACTTATTGGCCTTGGGAAAATGCTTGAGTCCATCGGTGAGTATGATGCAGTTGTTGACTGCTTTGAAAAATGCATGGAATTAGAAGACCCACTTGTTAAAGATATAGCCTTAAAAAAGCTTTCCCAAATATATAAACGAGAGGGGAATTACAAGGAGGCAGTCAAGCACTGGGAAAACATGATGCATAACCAGGATTTTTTCAGTATATTTTCTTTGGTGGAATTGGCAAAATACCATGAACATAGGTCAAAAAACATCGCTAAGGCTATAGAGATGACGGAAAAGGCGATCCAACTATCCTTAAAGATGGGAATAATTAACAACATATATAGGTTTGAGCTGAAAAAAAGGTTGGAAAGATTGAAGAGAAAGGCTGGGAATATGAAAGATGCATGA
- the spoVB gene encoding stage V sporulation protein B gives MSAKKSFISGAVVLMVSGLIVRLLGFVYRIYISNLLGSEGMGIFQLISPVYSLIILTLTSGVSIAISKMVAQEMARRHFVNLRRITLIALLSVFIAGVAISLFLLINAKFIADKILKEPRTYYSILLLIPCIPVITLSSTLKGYFYGVQEVIPTAWSQITEQVIRIGLVLFAAKQFINAGLEYACGFATASMVIGEIASLLVLYIMYKQGIKKYTKDKSKKGLMRKRTILLEILKISLPVSSNRFITSAMSAVELILIPRRLLAGGMDYQASIELYGKLTGMAMPLIYFPSLVTSSLAITLVPAISEALSLKNFKTVIHRISKSIQITFVLGFLFSAVFMCYPNEISNSIFRRENIGELLYLLSYTCIFIYFQQTLTGILNGLGKQGVSLRNSIIGYIIRIGFVYFCLPVYGIKSYITAIFASSFLMCILNLSAVIKTTGMSIDIRNWILKPGVVGIFMLLAGKYIRSFFTIFFEYTILITAFSVAGSIIIGALLMVAIGAFEKEQIFKMIGLKR, from the coding sequence ATGTCTGCTAAAAAATCGTTTATTAGTGGTGCTGTAGTTTTAATGGTTTCAGGATTAATTGTCCGCTTACTGGGCTTTGTTTACAGGATATATATTTCAAATCTGCTGGGTTCAGAGGGAATGGGCATTTTTCAGCTAATATCTCCAGTCTATTCCCTTATTATATTAACTCTTACGTCGGGGGTATCCATAGCTATATCCAAGATGGTAGCCCAAGAAATGGCCAGAAGACATTTTGTTAACTTAAGAAGAATAACTTTAATTGCATTATTATCGGTATTTATTGCTGGTGTAGCCATCTCTCTTTTTCTATTAATAAATGCCAAATTTATTGCAGATAAAATATTGAAAGAACCCAGGACTTACTATTCTATATTATTACTTATTCCATGCATACCGGTAATTACCCTTTCTTCTACTTTAAAAGGCTATTTCTACGGAGTCCAGGAGGTAATACCAACTGCCTGGTCTCAAATTACGGAGCAAGTTATAAGAATCGGTCTTGTGCTATTTGCTGCAAAACAGTTTATAAATGCAGGCTTGGAGTATGCATGCGGTTTTGCAACGGCATCCATGGTTATAGGTGAAATAGCAAGCTTATTAGTGCTTTACATTATGTATAAACAGGGGATAAAAAAATATACGAAAGATAAGTCTAAAAAGGGTCTAATGAGAAAACGCACAATATTACTTGAAATATTAAAGATTTCTTTACCGGTATCATCAAACAGGTTTATTACATCAGCCATGTCTGCCGTAGAACTGATACTTATACCAAGGAGGCTTCTTGCAGGGGGGATGGATTACCAGGCAAGTATTGAATTGTATGGGAAGCTGACGGGTATGGCTATGCCTCTTATATATTTTCCCTCTCTGGTCACATCATCCCTTGCAATTACTCTTGTCCCTGCTATCTCAGAGGCATTATCATTAAAAAATTTTAAAACTGTAATTCATAGAATTTCTAAATCCATACAAATAACCTTTGTGTTAGGATTCCTTTTTTCTGCAGTATTTATGTGTTATCCCAATGAAATCAGTAATAGTATATTCAGAAGGGAAAATATAGGAGAACTTCTTTACCTGTTATCATATACCTGTATATTTATCTACTTTCAACAGACATTGACGGGAATACTTAACGGATTAGGCAAACAGGGTGTATCTTTAAGAAATTCCATAATAGGCTATATAATCAGAATAGGGTTTGTATATTTCTGCCTGCCTGTCTACGGCATTAAGAGTTATATTACAGCTATTTTTGCAAGCTCCTTCCTTATGTGCATATTAAACCTGTCGGCAGTAATAAAGACAACAGGAATGTCCATTGATATAAGGAATTGGATACTAAAACCCGGTGTTGTCGGCATATTTATGTTGTTAGCGGGGAAATATATCCGCAGTTTTTTTACTATATTTTTTGAATATACAATACTAATTACAGCATTTTCGGTGGCTGGGAGTATTATTATAGGTGCATTGCTTATGGTAGCAATAGGAGCATTTGAAAAAGAACAAATATTTAAAATGATTGGCTTAAAGAGGTAA
- a CDS encoding acyl-CoA thioesterase, translating into MKGKTPSESQVEMTELVLPNDTNLLGNLLGGRLMHWIDIAGAMAASRHSNKVVATVALDSLDFRHPVRVGELVILKAKLTWVGRTSMEVTVRVFAENFKTGAIIQTNKAYITYVALDHEGKPTLVPPLIPETEEEKRDYVEAEQRRNERLERRKM; encoded by the coding sequence ATGAAAGGGAAAACTCCCTCGGAATCGCAGGTTGAAATGACGGAGCTTGTGCTACCGAATGATACAAACTTGCTTGGCAATCTGCTGGGTGGGCGGCTGATGCATTGGATAGACATAGCAGGAGCTATGGCGGCTTCAAGACATTCAAACAAGGTAGTAGCTACTGTTGCTCTTGACAGTCTGGATTTCAGGCACCCGGTTCGGGTGGGTGAGCTTGTAATATTAAAAGCAAAACTGACTTGGGTGGGGAGGACATCAATGGAAGTAACTGTAAGAGTATTCGCAGAAAACTTTAAAACCGGAGCTATTATCCAAACAAATAAAGCCTACATAACATATGTTGCTCTTGACCATGAAGGAAAGCCGACTTTAGTACCGCCTCTCATTCCCGAAACTGAAGAAGAAAAAAGGGATTATGTGGAGGCTGAACAGAGACGTAATGAAAGGCTGGAGAGAAGAAAAATGTAA
- a CDS encoding acetyltransferase has product MKEFIRYACLALYYLIARHLPASDMPYSMGAKSIRGFLCRRIFKKAGKNINIEHGAYFGSGRDIEIGNNSGLGFNCRVYGPLKIGDDVMMGPDVMIFTQNHETGRLDIPMRLQTAPKEPVFIGDDVWIGARVIILPGKKIGKGVIIGAGAVVTKDVPDYAVVVGNPARVIKFRNKEDKGIKEGTQENS; this is encoded by the coding sequence ATGAAGGAATTTATACGGTATGCTTGCCTGGCGCTTTACTATTTAATAGCGCGGCATTTACCTGCTTCTGACATGCCCTATAGTATGGGGGCTAAGAGTATAAGAGGATTTTTATGCAGGAGGATATTTAAAAAAGCAGGTAAGAATATCAATATTGAACATGGAGCTTACTTTGGCTCGGGAAGGGATATAGAAATAGGTAATAATTCCGGGCTAGGTTTCAATTGCAGGGTTTACGGTCCTTTAAAAATAGGAGATGATGTAATGATGGGCCCGGATGTTATGATATTTACCCAGAATCATGAGACAGGCAGGCTTGATATTCCCATGAGATTACAGACTGCACCTAAAGAACCGGTTTTTATTGGGGACGATGTATGGATTGGAGCCAGAGTTATTATTCTTCCCGGAAAAAAAATAGGAAAAGGTGTAATTATTGGTGCAGGGGCAGTAGTAACAAAAGATGTGCCTGATTATGCAGTGGTAGTGGGAAATCCGGCAAGGGTTATCAAATTCAGGAATAAAGAAGACAAAGGAATCAAAGAAGGCACACAGGAGAACTCTTAA
- a CDS encoding DEAD/DEAH box helicase, producing MNLEQVLEQIKHNERIAKNITYWAKIPSREAVYDEFPEDIDLRIKDALRRKGIYRLYSHQATAISEVCSGKNIVVVTPTASGKTMCYNIPVLDAIIKDKEARALFIFPTKALAQDQLAELHELITEAGVEIKTYTYDGDTPQSARKAIRQAGHIVVTNPDMLHSGILPHHTKWTKLFENLKYVIIDEIHHYRGVFGSHMANVMRRLKRVCDFYGSKPQFICCSATIANPGELAGRITGMEVSVIDNNGAPSGEKHIIFYNPPLVNRELGIRRSSALEARYLAEIFIRNNIQTIVFTRSRLNVEVLVTYLKDIFSKSVRGSNCVRGYRGGYLPNQRREIERGMRNGEITGIVATNALELGIDIGSLETCIMCGYPGTISSTWQQAGRAGRKNSISAAVLVASSNPIDQYIINNPGYFFEKSPENGLINPDNLVILYSHMKCAAFELPFTDDEKFGVETTREVLAYMEEARILRHVGNRWYWMSDVFPADEISLRSASNENFIIVDITSPDRRVIGECCRFSAPMLLHEEAIYIHEGQQYQVEKLDFEEKKAYVKMVDVDYYTDANLAVDLKVIDVFREEARNDILKSIGEVMVSSLVTMFKKIKFYTHENIGSGPVNLPETSMHTTSYWVSFPEKLPEGMTQTDMQNGLLGLSNILANASTIYLMCDPRDISVVYQVKSTFTQRPTIYIYDNYPGGVGFSDKLYEIHEEIFETAKRMINNCTCESGCPSCVGPLDEFSGSGNPKETTLKLIDIITKK from the coding sequence ATGAATCTGGAGCAGGTACTTGAACAAATAAAACACAATGAACGGATTGCCAAAAACATTACGTATTGGGCTAAAATACCTTCAAGGGAAGCGGTGTATGATGAATTTCCCGAGGATATTGACCTAAGGATTAAAGATGCTCTGAGACGAAAGGGTATATACCGCCTTTACTCTCATCAGGCAACAGCAATATCCGAAGTGTGCAGCGGAAAAAACATCGTTGTTGTAACACCTACTGCATCAGGTAAAACAATGTGTTATAATATTCCGGTGCTTGACGCAATAATCAAGGATAAAGAAGCCCGGGCGTTATTTATTTTTCCTACAAAAGCCCTTGCCCAGGACCAGTTGGCCGAGCTCCATGAGCTTATAACTGAAGCAGGGGTGGAAATAAAAACATACACATATGACGGCGATACACCTCAGTCTGCAAGAAAAGCAATAAGGCAGGCAGGCCATATTGTAGTTACCAACCCGGATATGCTCCACAGCGGCATACTTCCTCATCACACAAAGTGGACAAAGCTTTTTGAAAACTTAAAATACGTCATTATTGATGAAATCCATCATTACAGGGGAGTATTTGGAAGCCACATGGCCAATGTCATGCGCAGGTTAAAACGCGTTTGTGATTTTTATGGTTCTAAACCTCAATTTATTTGCTGTTCCGCCACAATAGCCAATCCAGGAGAACTGGCCGGCAGGATAACAGGGATGGAGGTTTCGGTTATAGATAATAATGGTGCGCCATCCGGAGAAAAGCACATAATTTTTTATAATCCTCCCCTAGTAAATAGAGAGCTGGGAATACGGAGGAGCAGCGCCCTTGAAGCCAGGTACCTGGCTGAGATTTTTATAAGAAACAATATTCAGACCATCGTATTTACCAGGAGTAGATTAAATGTTGAGGTACTTGTTACTTACCTTAAAGATATTTTCAGCAAAAGCGTAAGGGGCAGCAATTGTGTAAGGGGATACAGGGGCGGTTACTTGCCTAACCAGAGGCGGGAGATTGAAAGAGGGATGAGAAATGGGGAAATAACCGGAATTGTTGCAACCAATGCCCTTGAGCTAGGGATTGACATAGGCAGTCTTGAAACCTGTATTATGTGCGGCTACCCCGGAACTATATCCAGCACGTGGCAGCAGGCAGGCAGGGCGGGAAGAAAGAACAGCATATCTGCTGCTGTCCTTGTGGCCAGCAGTAATCCTATTGACCAGTATATCATAAACAATCCTGGTTATTTCTTTGAAAAAAGCCCCGAAAATGGCCTTATAAACCCGGATAACCTTGTAATTTTATATAGCCATATGAAGTGTGCGGCTTTTGAGCTTCCTTTTACCGATGATGAAAAATTTGGGGTAGAGACAACAAGGGAGGTATTGGCATACATGGAGGAAGCGAGAATATTAAGGCATGTAGGCAACAGGTGGTATTGGATGTCCGATGTATTTCCGGCAGACGAAATCAGTTTAAGAAGCGCCTCTAACGAAAACTTCATTATCGTAGACATAACCTCCCCTGACAGGCGTGTTATCGGCGAGTGCTGCAGGTTCAGTGCTCCCATGCTCCTCCACGAGGAAGCCATATACATCCATGAAGGGCAGCAGTACCAGGTGGAAAAGCTGGACTTTGAAGAAAAGAAGGCTTATGTAAAAATGGTGGACGTGGATTATTACACGGATGCGAACCTTGCCGTTGACTTGAAAGTGATTGATGTTTTCAGGGAAGAAGCCCGCAATGATATATTAAAGAGTATTGGAGAAGTAATGGTATCATCACTTGTTACCATGTTTAAGAAGATTAAATTTTATACCCATGAAAACATTGGTTCAGGGCCGGTAAACCTCCCGGAAACCAGCATGCATACCACATCATACTGGGTAAGTTTTCCTGAAAAACTACCTGAAGGCATGACTCAAACCGATATGCAAAACGGATTGCTCGGATTATCCAATATATTGGCAAATGCCTCTACCATATACCTTATGTGCGACCCACGGGACATAAGTGTAGTATACCAGGTTAAGTCAACATTTACTCAAAGACCTACCATCTACATTTACGATAATTATCCGGGAGGGGTGGGCTTCAGTGACAAACTCTATGAAATTCACGAAGAAATATTTGAAACAGCGAAAAGAATGATAAATAATTGTACTTGCGAGTCGGGATGCCCTTCATGTGTAGGTCCCTTGGATGAGTTTTCGGGAAGCGGCAACCCGAAAGAGACAACACTAAAACTCATTGATATTATTACGAAAAAATAG